A single window of Botrytis cinerea B05.10 chromosome 15, complete sequence DNA harbors:
- the Bcpmt2 gene encoding Bcpmt2, translating to MASDKTAVASGADHTQTTRRRNVPSSNGSLVNTVEVDDKKTQVKKGKQSLVGFLDEWEFLIAPLVFTIFAFFTRLYKIGLSPIVTWDEAHFGKFGSHYIKREFYFDVHPPLGKMLVGLSGYLAGYNGTFEFKSGEQYPEDVNYTFMRAFNAFFGAVTIPLAYYTARELNFKRPAVWFVTLMVLCENSYTTISRFILLDSMLLCFTFTTVLCWAKFHNLQKQSWTAEWFVWLLLTGVSIGCVCSVKMVGLFCTTMVGIYTIEDLWNKFGNIRMQKVELASHVAIRVICLIVIPIGVYIASFAAHFAILQNSGPGDAQMSSLFQANLRGTEVGKDSPLEIAYGSRATIKNMGYGGGLLHSHIQTYPEGSNQQQITCYHHKDANNEWWFYPNRSQPEFDPEAPLRYVADGDVLRFVHSQTGRNLHSHDVSAPITKADKEVSCYGNTTVGDDKDHWTMEVVKDVSSNDRSKIRTLTTAFRLKHTSLGCYLRAGNVNLPQWGFKQIEVTCTKDNNPKDVYTHWNVEAHWNEKLPAADAGAYKSPFIHDFIHLNVAMMTSNNALVPDPDKQDDLASYFWQWPILNVGLRMCGWDDNIVKYFLLGNPLVYWGSTASLGLLGLLVLWYLVRWQRGYDELKQSEIDQIHYAGLYPVLGWFLHYVPFVAMARVTYVHHYYPALYFAILVFGFCADWMLRNQVKTLQYAIYGVLYALTIALYIFFMPISWGMEGPNREYSRLKWFDSWRVTD from the exons ATGGCGTCCGATAAGACAGCTGTTGCTTCTGGTGCGGATCATACTCAAACAACCCGTCGACGTAATGTACCATCATCCAATGGAAGTCTTGTAAACACCGTGGAGGTAGATGACAAGAAGACGCAAGTCAAGAAG GGAAAGCAATCCCTAGTAGGATTTCTTGACGAGTGGGAGTTCTTGATCGCACCATTGGTTTTTACAATATTCGCATTCTTTACTAGATTATACAAAATCGGCCTTTCACCTATTGTTACTTGGGATGAAGCTCA TTTTGGAAAATTTGGGTCACATTACatcaaaagagaattttACTTCGATGTCCATCCCCCTCTTGGAAAAATGCTGGTTGGTCTTTCCGGTTATCTTGCAGGTTACAATGGTACTTTCGAATTCAAATCTGGGGAACAATATCCTGAGGATGTGAATTACACTTTCATGCGTGCCTTCAACGCCTTCTTCGGTGCCGTTACTATTCCATTAGCTTACTACACTGCTCGCGAATTGAACTTCAAGAGACCGGCTGTGTGGTTCGTTACATTAATGGTTTTGTGCGAAAACTCCTACACCACAATCAGTCGCTTTATTCTCTTGGATTCTATGCTCCTATGCTTCACATTCACCACTGTTCTTTGCTGGGCCAAATTCCATAATCTACAAAAGCAAAGCTGGACTGCTGAATGGTTCGTTTGGCTCTTGTTGACTGGTGTAAGCATTGGCTGTGTTTGCAGTGTGAAGATGGTTGGTCTTTTCTGCACAACCATGGTTGGTATTTACACAATCGAGGATTTATGGAACAAATTTGGCAATATCAGAATGCAAAAG GTCGAGCTCGCCTCACATGTCGCTATCAGAGTAATTTGTTTGATCGTTATCCCCATAGGAGTTTACATTGCCTCCTTCGCTGCCCACTTCGCCATTCTTCAAAACAGTGGGCCCGGTGATGCTCAAATGAGTTCATTGTTCCAAGCCAATTTGAGAGGAACTGAAGTTGGAAAAGATAGCCCACTTGAAATCGCATATGGTTCTCGGGCTACGATTAAGAATATGGGATACGGCGGTGGTCTTCTTCACTCCCACATTCAGACCTACCCTGAAGGATCCAACCAACAACAAATTACTTGCTACCATCACAAAGACGCTAACAACGAGTGGTGGTTTTATCCTAATCGTTCTCAACCAGAATTCGACCCAGAGGCACCACTCAGATATGTTGCTGATGGCGATGTTCTACGTTTCGTTCATTCACAGACTGGTCGCAACCTCCACTCACACGATGTATCAGCGCCTATTACCAAAGCTGACAAGGAAGTTTCATGTTATGGAAACACCACTGTTGGTGATGACAAAGATCACTGGACCATGGAAGTTGTCAAGGATGTTTCCTCAAATGATCGAAGCAAAATTAGAACCTTAACCACTGCTTTCCGACTCAAGCACACAAGTTTAGGATGTTACTTACGCGCTGGTAACGTTAACTTGCCACAATGGGGTTTCAAGCAAATCGAAGTCACTTGCACCAAGGACAACAATCCCAAGGATGTTTACACTCACTGGAACGTGGAAGCCCACTGGAACGAGAAAT TGCCTGCTGCTGATGCTGGAGCTTACAAGTCTCCTTTCATTCACGACTTTATCCATTTGAATGTTGCTATGATGACTTCGAACAACGCACTTGTGCCAGACCCCGACAAGCAGGATGATCTCGCTTCCTACTTCTGGCAATGGCCAATTCTCAACGTAGGATTGAGAATgtgtggatgggatgataaTATAGTCAAATACTTCCTTCTTGGTAACCCTCTTGTATACTGGGGCTCTACCGCCTCTCTGGGTCTCCTCGGCCTACTCGTGCTTTGGTATCTCGTTAGATGGCAGCGCGGGTATGACGAGCTTAAACAGTCCGAGATTGATCAAATCCACTATGCTGGACTGTACCCAGTTCTTGGATGGTTCCTCCACTATGTGCCATTTGTCGCCATGGCCCGTGTCACTTACGTTCATCACTACTATCCAGCACTCTATTTCGCTATCTTAGTATTTGGTTTCTGTGCGGATTGGATGTTAAGAAACCAAGTTAAAACTTTGCAATATGCTATCTATGGTGTTTTGTACGCCTTGACGATTGCACTTTACATTTTCTTTATGCCTATTTCATGGGGTATGGAAGGACCTAATAGGGAATACTCTAGGTTGAAGTGGTTTGATAGCTGGAGGGTTACAGATTAG